Within the Aspergillus luchuensis IFO 4308 DNA, chromosome 5, nearly complete sequence genome, the region ATTCCGTGAAGCCATCTCCAAAGTAGGTGGAGACTTCATGCATACCTAGCGCAATTTGCAAGATGATCTATATCCACATACTGTGTATACTGATGATGTTCTTTTGAAACAAATATGTCATGCTGATGCTATAAATCGATAGTATCAAGCAACGCTCTAGCCGCTTTGTTGAACGCTATGAATGTAGCGGGGTGGGGGTATCAGAACTTCCCCTTGAGGACGATTCTGAGAGAAGGTCCTATTTACTAAaaagatggatagatatgtAAGGTGGGCGGGGCAGTTGTTTTGAGGCTGGATTGAGACTAATCTCTCCAAGTGTGCGGTGATTACCAGTTGTTGCATATAATGTCATGCCTCCTAGTAGTACACACAATTTCTCAATTCCTCTACAAACGACTCTGGAATATACTTTGATTACCTGACTCTTCCAGCAGTTGCGAGCTTCTACCCGACACACTAGCTACACAATAGCCAGACAGGCTAGCGGCAATGAAACAGAGAACAGTAATAAAAATcaatgttggtgttgtaCACTATACGTAGATCGATAATTGGATACGTCACTATGATGAGCGTCCACTTAGTTCGGTGGAgccccaccaccgcctcaaTTGGCAGAACTTAATTGAATTTTTAGATCATTGCCATATAATGGCCGTATGTAGTGCTACGAAAGCTACTAGGTGCTCGGTCATAAGAAAATATGAATTGAAAATAGTGTAGACTGATTTTCGTACAGGTCGGGATTCACTTGTGGCTACTTCACATTGTAGCACCAAACCCTGTCAATATgacatattatatatttaggGTCATGCTCAAAACTATACTAAATCACAAGGCAGTTCTGAAGCCCCCAATATCCATAATAGGACCATTCAAGATTATGCTTCGAATACTTACATTGTGAATTCCACATACGCATTGTACATGTCAAAGAGATGAGATGGCAGATAGGGATATAAAACAGTACCATGTGCATCTTCTTATTGGCTGTTAATTTCCTGATACCGGTGTTCATCATGCCGTTCAGACCCTTATCTGGTGCACTGTCGTCTCTCACATTGCATAGAGTACATGAGACCACCACATTAGACCCGACGAGGGTTATGAGCCTGGCGTCCAGCCAAATCCCGGCATGTCAGACGCGGGTGCCTGCAAGTGGAGACGCGGActctttctgctgctgccactctATCGCATAATGATTTAGTGGTATATGTTTAGTGATGCTTACCCGATGCTCTCGTAAGAGCGGGAGAGTATGGGTCCAGGAATGCTGGCGGACAAATCTATAATTGCTGTCCCCACAGTTATACAGTCCCTGCAGTACCGAGTGGAGAATTAGAAGCCTAAACTGGTTTGGAGTATGTGTATAAATGGCATAATCCTTCTCTGTTTATGGCATCCAAAGAGTCGAATGCACACTGCGCTATGATTGTGTGTCCACGCAGTTACCTGAATGACTGTCTACTGCAACAGAGTCATTGAAGCCATCCTGTAATAAATTGGTCTTGCATGTGGTGCAGCCATTGGGACTTGCTCGCAGAAAAGCATCACTACAACGCAGATTATGTATATgcgtgatgaagaggatctGTCTTCGACCACATTacaaaatactaaaaatgCCGCTTCATTATTCAGGTACATTCTTGCTTTGCAGAATAACAATATCAGTGATCTGTAGATGGGGCAGAAAATGTCTCTGTTACACCGACTTCTGGTCTCATTGACCGATACACCGCTCTCTTCCGTGCCAGATTGCAAGTCACGTCCTTCGTGATTATCCCTTTTCCGTGAAATGTTTGCTTCAACACTCCCGAAACCGGCTGGTCCATGCTTTCATACCGTCATACAATGTCAAAAAGACTTTTGATCAGCGGGATAACCTTGTTTTGATTTAGGTCCGATCATGACAAAGAAAGCAGCTCGTAAGAGACCCCAACTGGCCCTACTCGCGCCAATCTCGGCATCCCATCAGCAGTAGTGGATCCATGCTGCATGACACGCCAATCAGCCAACCACTCAATTATTAATGCACGGTAGCACGGGCGCTTATTAGAGGGTCTGCGGGGTTGATTATCAGTTCGCCAACCAGCTAACAAATGATCCCAACATTTCAAACTCTCCAGTACCGGTGTATCCTAAACCACAGCCAGGATTTAATACCCCACTTAACACACTCTCAAAAtcaaattataaaattcatcCTTCTTGGAGGGCAACGCAATGTCCACAGTCGACAGCCCCTTGCTGGGGCACAGacctcaacaccctcacccAAGTGATGTTGAGCATCCACTGAGCCACAGTAAACGGCGGCAGGGACCCGGCTCCCATGTCCTCAAAGTTCTAGCTGTCTTCTGGACATTTCTGATCATGGGTGCGGGTGATGCAGCATATGGGGTAAGGACTGTAGAGAAGAACAGACTTGCCGTTATTGAAACTAATAATTGTCCAGCCTTTAATTCCCTACGTAAGTGCAATATCGCCATCCTGTTGTGGATAAGCTGTTGAGTAGAAAGCTTGAAAAATACTACGACATCTCACACGGCACCGTTTCGCTTCTATTCCTATCTCCCATTTGTGGCTACACGCTTGCGGCACTCCTGAACAGCGAAGTTCACGTCCAAGTGGGCCGTCGCGGTATCGCTTTCATTTCAGCGGCCTGCCACTTGCTAACGTTTAGTATCGTCTCCTTGCATCCTCGATTCCCTATCGTTGTGGTATCTTTTGTGCTGTCTGGGTTCGGGAACGGGTTAGCAGACTCGGGATGGAACGCTTGGATAAGCAGCCTGTCTCGATCGAATGAATTACTGGGGATGCTTCATGGTTTGTATGGACTGGGAGCTGTACTAAGCCCATTGATCGTGTCCGGACTGGTAACTAAGGCCAATGTTCCGTGGTTCTACTTTTACACTATTATGGTACTACCTTTCGATGTCTACTACCTTCGCTACTTGCTCATATGGATATAGGCTGTGTGCGCTACTATGGAAGCTGTTATCTGCACCATCGCCTTCTGGGATGATAGACCGATCGCCAGAGGAGCGGGCGATGATTCCGATGACAGCGAACATGGTAGCCTGAAACGTGCTCTTTTCCAACAGCCCTATGCTCGGGTGACTTGGATCTGCGCGCTCTTCCTGCTCATTTACGTCGGCATTGAAGTCGCTTTGGGCGGATGGACAGTGGCCTTCATGATGCAGGTACGCCATGGTAGCCCATTTGCCAGCGGCATGGCTGTTACAGGATTCTGGCTGGGCATCACCTGTGGCCGCATTTTCCTCGGATTTGTTACGCCGATAATAGGCGAAGAACCGGCTGTTACAGTATGTCGCCTCTCACCCTTTCCACCCTGATCAGTGAGTTTGGTCTTAGCTCATGCTCATTTTCTGCAGCTATATTCCGTGTTGGCGATAATTttcggcttcatcttctggctCGTGCCAAATTTCAACGTCTCGGCAGTCGCAGTCTCCCTGCAAGGCTTCTTTCTTGGCCCTCTATTCCCGGTCCTCATTGCAGTGGCCACCAAGCTGCTTCCCCAATCACTGCACGTGAGCTCGATCGGGTTTGCCTCGGCGATCGGAGGGGCTGGAGCAGCATTGATGCCGTCGGCGATTGGTGCAGTCGCAGAAGCCAGAGGGGTCCAGATTCTGCAGCCTTTCATTCTTGGGCTCTCGGGTGTGGCCCTGGTATTGTGGATGTGTTTGTGGTGGATTTCAAAAAGTAATTCAAGGACATCGAGTTAAAGAGGCCAGACCGCCCGAAAGCGCTCTGTTTAATGCACATCATCCTGGACGATGCGAGAAGCGGTAACACTATCATCGCTGTGCCAAGGATGGGACCAGAAAAATCACCGCTGTTTCACCATTTACGTCACTCAGTCTTTGAGTATAAGAAATTCATTTGTTAGACCAGATAGAGAAGAAAGTTGggtagaaaaaagaaaagcaaaaagagaaaaatacaTACAAGAGAAGGGAtttgctggtggtcacctatctaactactaacctcccggtgTGTGGCTTAAACGTGGccagaagatggatggatactGCTTAGATAAGCTAGtagataagattattttataattatataactggatataaattagaataagtattttttaaagaaagaTAAGCTATTatcttgattatataatattaaataattttatttattaaaattttattatccACTTCATTTCTGCgcggtaataataattaatttaaaataatatattaagattattaaactACACAactaatttaaaattattttttttaaatctgactattatataattaatcttattttttactcTAGTAATAAAGAACGTGAAAAAAACAGCTGAgaagttttataaattaatattaaaattatcttatcttaattcttaattagaGTGGGCAATGGCCAGGTCAGGTCAGGTTATCAGCAATTTTCATACCTGACCATCAGGTTAACGGTCAggtatagaaaatatatatatctgactATTAACCGTACGGTTAACCATCTTATCTGAATCAGGCAGAAATCAGGCAAAATCAGGCAAAATCAGGCATTAATCtagttatattaagttaGCTTAAGACAGTAATTTTCTGCCGCTCCGCACCGGATTCCTAATAAGTTAAATAAGCGAATCCAGGTTAACCGCGGTTAAGATTCATTAACTGTTATACCTGACGGTTAAGAGTTTTTTATACCTTAACCTGACCGCCGGTTAACGGTCAGGTTACGGTTAAGGTATAACAGTCAGGTATGCCCACtctattcttaatatagattctatTTCAATGATATAATttacagataataaaatattatataattagaaagtaaagcttatttatttatttaaatataatataaatatttatatattaaaagttaCAgcagatttaataatatttagaatagtaATAGACCAGCtggaatattaatattttttattaagatagtCTACATAACCAAATCAATAAAAACCTCATATAGAGGGGGATAGGTCTTGAGCttaaactataataattctattagATCCACAGCGGGTGTACactgattttattattaaagtccTTTAGAATAAGCTTATTAACTTTAGCTGCAGCTTTTACTGCAGCACCAGAAAGCTTTTCTAAAGGAGTACCTTGCACACACATCTGGCCaaccatgatgatggacaTTTTCAAAGGATGATTCATCAAAGCGTGATGGAGTCACCGTGGGgtaagatactatatacacTTGCActgggtggcggaggaggacaTCAGACTGTACTTTCTATAATGGGAGTAACTGCATCTGGTATTTACTGTAAGCTCAGTCTAGTCCCGATATTGGATGACTACTAACCCTTAAGTGAATGACTTTATCTTACCAGTGTTACTTTAACCACATATGTACCTAATTCTTTGTCAGGTCAATGgctttctctccctttccGTTTTAGTGCTCGCCCCTTGCTACTGTTAGTTCACtgagtatatattatgagaATCCGCTCACATTCACCTAACAAGCTTATAAGTGTGCGCGTTCTGAGTCTGTTGACTCAGAATGCTAGTATTTTACCAGTTAGCCGAGCGGTTAGCTCGAATGCAAGTACTGGAGCATTCACTCCTAAAGGGCACAGTAAGATGCATGGTGACGAATGGACTACAGATGAAATTAGCCTCAGATTGCGAAGGATTGGACTCTTAAAATTAGTTGTAAGATTGTCGGTCCATAATGTGGCAATTCGATTTGCTTGTGCCCGTCAAGAGATACTGGACAGCCTCATCAGTATCTAACCCTGAAGAAATTAGACAAGTCATTAATCAAATTTACCAGCCCTTGTGGCAATGTGACATCAGGTGCTGTGGAATGGTATCCCGTCAGTTTGCTCAAACTTTGGACCGTCAAACAGCAATAATGCCGCCCATTCATGAGGTTGTAGATTCAAGCAATATAAGTGACCTAAGCAAAGAAACAAGCGCTACATTCGTTCCGGGCTATGCATTCAATTGCGTTTGCTATTGAACAGATTGCAAGAGTTGAGTACTCAGACTGGTGTCATAATTAGATGATAGCATCTTTAGGGGGGGAATCTGAGTGGATCAAAAGGGTGTGAAGAGTCCCTTAGACTACTTGACAATGGATCCCGACCCTGGCTTACAGATTTACTACATAGACATCAGTGAGTTAGCTGTCAGCTGTCATCGAACGCATTATTCAAAAATTCCGTCAGTTTTCTATTACTAGACTGCAATATAGTTCGAACACCCAAGACCACAGCCAGAGCCACTAGAACCAAATCCGAGGCTTATCTTGACAAGGGGGCTGCGGTCGGATACCCACCAAGGGCAAAAgccaccatctccagatGTGCTCTACAGGCCATCAGGCCCGGAGTGCTCGAGTGGCGGATAAGGTTTAGATCAGAGTCTCCTCGACAGCAGACAGGGTACCGTTGAGAATGGCACCAGCGTGGTGGCGAGCAACCAGACCGTAAGCGAACTGATACCTGCAGGGGTGGTTAGCACCAAATAACATAAATCCGATCAGTTCatgcagaaagaaaaaaaacttacTGGTCGAACCAGGGGAGGAGCTCGTTCAAGCCGGGGGTGTTGCGCCAGTCGCGCATGAGGTCGCAGACAATGGCGAAGATACCCATCAGCGTGACACCGGCCTTCTCCATGCGGCGGTTGGCATCGATGGCGAGCTTGGCATCAAATGTACCGCTGGCCTCGGTGTTGGCATACACCTCGTAGCCCTCATCGATCAGGGAGAGAGCCAAGAAAGCGGTGCCTGGGATAATTAGCCTCCAGATGGGCTCATATCGGCATGGGTAGAGGATGACTTACAAACTTCAGTGACAATTCCACCGATGatcagctgcttcttgccaGTAGCCTTGACGGCAGCACGGAACTCAGCATTGTCCCAGGCGTTGACCTCACCTTGACGGCGGACGAAAGTGGCGTTGGGGTGCATGTCGGTGATCTCCTTGAGGAGAAGACCGTTGGGGCCAGTatcggaggaggaggtcaaAATGGTGGGAAGGTCGAAGGCCTTGCCGATGGCGGCGTGGGCAATGATGTTGTTGCGGAAGTCGTTGGTGCTGTAGTCGCGCACCAGCTGGGTGAGACCGACCTGGTGGTCAATCACAAGAAGGGCCTGGGGGGAATTGTTAGAGACTCATTATCTCATTGCACGAGTGTGTTCTTGTCGAAGACTTACCGCATTGTCCTTGTCGATACGGTTCCACGCCTGAACCGAGGAGACTCCAAGAGCCAAGGCTGCGAGAATGTTGCTGAAACGCATTTTGAAGCTGAGAAGGTGCTGCTGGACTGGCTTTGGTCTTTGCTTGCTGTGATTCTCGGAGTGATGAGTCTATGATGATTCTCTATTGACCCGGGCGATGAGCACTTCTTTATACCGacccatccaccatctgGAAGCCTCTGGTCTCTCCAAAAATGGAAGGGTATGCTCAGCATTGGGTCATGATTGTCAAGCATCTACTCATCTCGAAGCGATGGGGATCTCGTATTGCAGATGGCTCGGGACTGGAGTGACTATGATGAGTTGGGTTTAGGGCTCCTGCTCTCGGGGCTCACTACTATGACGGAGTACTGCTGCTGGGTTACTAACTTACTATTAATGCATTATGGACTGCTTATGGGATTCTGACTGGCCGGGCTTGGCAGTGCTAAGCGGGCGCCCCGAGGAAGTCGCTCCCCACTCAGCAGCTGCAGTTGTACATCCTTCCAATCACCTCCCGCCAATTAGATTGATAGTGGATTCACGAAGGAGCTGccacccaaccaacaagCCCGTATGAAAGTGCACTAACACGCTCTAGATAACCCTCATTGGGAATATGGATCCTATTTCACTCCCttgttccttctccaaccaTTTTGCTCCGCCCGGATGTCATCCCGCTCGCCCCATTCGTTCAATTACTGGTTAGCAGAACCACCCATCCCTAAAGCAGCATCCGTGTGTCTCACATTCTGCATCAGTTGTTCCGTATTACGAAGTGACGGGTGAATGTGGGGACAATCGGCTATCAATCTACGGAGTAAAGGCGATTCTAGTCCCACTGCACGGAGTGGCTGCGCCAGTCACTCCGAATTGACGAAGAAACGTTCTCGTGCTTGAAATGCTGGGCCTTGTATAGAATGAGGGACTGAGACTCTGTCGGCAGCTTTGCTATCCCTGCATGACCGGGGTCTCGCTTCACCGTAACCCGAATCTAGGCTAAGGGGGGCAATCGCCTGCCAGCACTGG harbors:
- a CDS encoding MFS transporter (COG:D,K,T;~EggNog:ENOG410PICG;~InterPro:IPR020846,IPR011701,IPR036259;~PFAM:PF07690;~TransMembrane:12 (i38-59o71-93i105-123o129-149i161-180o192-214i247-270o282-302i314-332o338-361i373-394o406-424i);~go_function: GO:0022857 - transmembrane transporter activity [Evidence IEA];~go_process: GO:0055085 - transmembrane transport [Evidence IEA]); its protein translation is MSTVDSPLLGHRPQHPHPSDVEHPLSHSKRRQGPGSHVLKVLAVFWTFLIMGAGDAAYGPLIPYLEKYYDISHGTVSLLFLSPICGYTLAALLNSEVHVQVGRRGIAFISAACHLLTFSIVSLHPRFPIVVVSFVLSGFGNGLADSGWNAWISSLSRSNELLGMLHGLYGLGAVLSPLIVSGLVTKANVPWFYFYTIMAVCATMEAVICTIAFWDDRPIARGAGDDSDDSEHGSLKRALFQQPYARVTWICALFLLIYVGIEVALGGWTVAFMMQVRHGSPFASGMAVTGFWLGITCGRIFLGFVTPIIGEEPAVTLYSVLAIIFGFIFWLVPNFNVSAVAVSLQGFFLGPLFPVLIAVATKLLPQSLHVSSIGFASAIGGAGAALMPSAIGAVAEARGVQILQPFILGLSGVALVLWMCLWWISKSNSRTSS
- a CDS encoding putative isochorismatase family hydrolase (COG:Q;~EggNog:ENOG410PGA3;~InterPro:IPR000868,IPR036380;~PFAM:PF00857;~SECRETED:SignalP(1-19)), producing MRFSNILAALALGVSSVQAWNRIDKDNAALLVIDHQVGLTQLVRDYSTNDFRNNIIAHAAIGKAFDLPTILTSSSDTGPNGLLLKEITDMHPNATFVRRQGEVNAWDNAEFRAAVKATGKKQLIIGGIVTEVCTAFLALSLIDEGYEVYANTEASGTFDAKLAIDANRRMEKAGVTLMGIFAIVCDLMRDWRNTPGLNELLPWFDQYQFAYGLVARHHAGAILNGTLSAVEETLI